One Phycisphaerae bacterium RAS2 DNA window includes the following coding sequences:
- the rsbU_4 gene encoding Phosphoserine phosphatase RsbU: protein MSVTKQSSEPSRAAGSAESRQVANLRAVLEVSRELAAMEELTTLLSKIEKAALRVLECERATVFILDRERNELYSRLATGVDEIRFSAERGIAGEVVRTGEIVDVPDAYADSRFNPEIDRKTGFKTRNMISFPLRGFDHSIIGVLQLLNRTGGGDAWDGELVKTFGAQVGVALQRQLLIEHFAEKQRLERDLDIARTIQQGLLPNKPAEVAGFDIAGWNKPADQTGGDCYDYLRLCDDTLAVTIADATGHGIGPALMIAECRALFRATIGLAPDNLTAAVERVNNLLCEDLPDDRFVTAFFGVVSAKRSEMTYLSAGHGPIIRYTRADDRIEEFKANGVPLGIMADVPFPEPDVFKMAPGDMMIVVTDGFFEWADAEKNQYGLERMYNLIRANRDRGSAEIIRLLHESVLEFARGTPQNDDLTAVIVKRL from the coding sequence ATGAGCGTCACGAAACAATCGAGCGAGCCGAGCCGAGCGGCCGGCAGCGCGGAGAGCCGGCAGGTGGCCAACCTCCGGGCTGTGCTGGAGGTATCGCGCGAGCTGGCGGCGATGGAAGAGCTGACCACGCTCCTATCGAAGATCGAAAAGGCGGCACTGCGCGTTCTGGAGTGCGAGCGCGCGACGGTGTTTATTCTCGACCGCGAACGCAACGAGCTGTACAGCCGCCTTGCCACCGGCGTCGACGAGATTCGCTTCAGCGCCGAGCGCGGCATCGCCGGTGAAGTCGTCCGCACCGGCGAAATCGTCGACGTGCCCGATGCCTACGCCGATTCGCGATTCAATCCCGAAATCGACCGCAAGACCGGCTTCAAGACGCGCAACATGATCAGCTTCCCGTTGCGCGGCTTTGACCACTCGATCATCGGCGTGCTGCAATTGCTCAATCGCACCGGCGGCGGAGACGCATGGGATGGCGAACTGGTCAAGACTTTCGGCGCGCAGGTCGGCGTCGCCCTGCAGCGGCAGTTGCTCATTGAGCATTTCGCCGAGAAGCAGCGGCTGGAGCGCGACCTTGATATCGCCCGGACGATTCAGCAGGGCCTGCTGCCCAACAAACCGGCCGAGGTCGCCGGGTTTGACATCGCCGGATGGAACAAGCCTGCCGACCAAACCGGCGGCGATTGCTACGACTACCTGCGACTCTGCGACGACACGCTCGCGGTGACGATTGCTGACGCGACGGGACACGGGATCGGTCCCGCACTGATGATCGCCGAATGCCGCGCGCTGTTTCGCGCCACCATCGGCCTCGCACCGGACAACCTGACGGCTGCCGTAGAGCGCGTGAACAATTTGCTGTGCGAAGATCTGCCCGACGACCGCTTCGTGACGGCGTTCTTCGGCGTCGTTTCGGCGAAGCGAAGCGAGATGACCTACCTTAGCGCGGGTCACGGGCCGATCATTCGCTACACACGCGCCGATGACCGCATCGAAGAGTTCAAGGCCAACGGTGTCCCGCTGGGGATCATGGCCGATGTGCCGTTTCCCGAGCCGGATGTCTTCAAGATGGCGCCGGGCGACATGATGATCGTCGTGACGGACGGTTTCTTCGAGTGGGCCGATGCGGAGAAGAACCAATACGGTCTTGAGCGGATGTACAACCTCATTCGCGCGAATCGCGATCGCGGCAGCGCCGAGATCATTCGATTGTTGCATGAGTCTGTGTTGGAGTTTGCGCGAGGAACGCCGCAGAACGACGATCTCACCGCCGTCATTGTCAAGCGACTCTAA
- the yrrB_3 gene encoding TPR repeat-containing protein YrrB, giving the protein MAGKKRMNLGLRRTKAGGNELTPRRSAGAPPLRFPALLMGLAILTFVVMAYARAIGGGFIWDDDSYILKNETLNSAAGLWRIWFEIGATPQYYPLVFTTFWVENQVWGHWSHGYHVVNVLLHAATTWMLWRILRELQVPGAVAAALVFALHPVHVESVAWITERKNVLSGFFYMLAAWCFMRYSPFDAGSESAARIPELRSDDARADRSSEGDRQVPVPNWTYYLFSLACFVFALLSKTVTATLPAALLLVYWWKTGRIVRRNVIAVLPMFALGAAAGRVTAWVETHHVGTKFIDLDFSAAQRVLIAGRAVWFYLGKLLCPHPLTFIYPRWQLDATSALQWMFPIAAVLLVGFLVFFVRRAGRGPLTAALFFGGTLFPALGFVSVFPMRYSFVADHFQYLASIGPIAFICAGLALLIRRSKSLPMAGVAATGLACLVLGLLTFRQCGAYHDLVTLWVDTLKKNPDATMARNNLGAEYQRQGKLDDAIACYSEALSHPDCYDRPDVLSNLAKAWTLKGDYPRAIDYYAQALALRPDFPKAQSNIGAILQRVGRSREAEPHLRASVESNPSNPFAWNNLGSVLLELGRAQEALDCQKKATELRPDLPDAHYNMGNALFRLRRPDEAVAAFGETLRLDPKYVDALVNRANVFLQGGQIERARQDLNEAIRMQPDHAIGHYHLASILAREGRRDEAQRHFAIAKRARPDLPAPAGLNGS; this is encoded by the coding sequence ATGGCCGGCAAGAAACGCATGAATCTCGGGCTGCGACGGACTAAAGCGGGCGGCAACGAATTGACGCCGCGCCGTTCCGCCGGCGCTCCACCGCTTCGATTCCCCGCCCTCTTGATGGGGCTGGCAATCCTAACGTTTGTGGTAATGGCCTATGCTCGCGCCATCGGCGGCGGGTTCATTTGGGACGACGACTCGTACATTCTGAAGAATGAAACACTCAACAGCGCGGCCGGACTGTGGCGCATCTGGTTTGAAATCGGCGCGACACCACAATACTACCCCCTCGTATTCACCACGTTCTGGGTGGAGAACCAGGTCTGGGGCCACTGGTCGCACGGCTATCACGTCGTCAACGTGCTGCTTCACGCCGCGACAACGTGGATGCTGTGGCGTATTCTCCGCGAACTACAAGTCCCCGGCGCCGTGGCCGCCGCTCTCGTCTTCGCACTGCACCCGGTGCATGTGGAGTCCGTCGCGTGGATCACCGAGCGAAAGAATGTCCTCTCGGGTTTTTTCTACATGCTCGCGGCGTGGTGCTTCATGCGCTACTCGCCGTTCGATGCGGGCAGTGAATCCGCGGCGCGTATTCCCGAATTGCGATCTGACGATGCCCGCGCGGATCGATCATCAGAGGGCGACCGGCAAGTGCCGGTCCCCAACTGGACGTACTATCTCTTCTCGCTGGCATGCTTCGTTTTTGCGCTGTTGAGCAAGACGGTCACCGCGACCCTTCCCGCTGCTCTGCTGCTCGTCTATTGGTGGAAGACCGGTCGCATTGTTCGGCGAAACGTCATCGCCGTGTTGCCCATGTTTGCACTGGGAGCCGCTGCCGGGCGCGTGACAGCATGGGTTGAGACGCATCATGTCGGCACGAAGTTCATTGACCTGGATTTCTCCGCGGCCCAGCGCGTATTGATTGCCGGGCGTGCTGTCTGGTTCTATCTCGGCAAGCTGCTGTGCCCGCATCCGTTGACGTTCATCTATCCGCGCTGGCAACTCGATGCGACGAGCGCGTTGCAGTGGATGTTCCCCATTGCAGCGGTGCTGCTGGTGGGGTTCCTTGTGTTTTTCGTGCGTCGAGCCGGACGAGGCCCTCTGACGGCGGCGTTGTTCTTCGGCGGGACTCTCTTTCCCGCCCTGGGCTTCGTCAGCGTCTTTCCGATGCGTTACTCATTCGTAGCGGACCACTTTCAATATCTCGCGAGCATCGGGCCGATTGCCTTCATCTGCGCCGGCTTGGCGTTGCTCATTCGTCGCTCGAAGTCTCTCCCGATGGCGGGCGTCGCCGCGACCGGCCTTGCGTGCCTCGTTCTTGGGCTGCTGACCTTTCGACAGTGCGGCGCGTACCACGATCTGGTCACGCTCTGGGTGGATACCCTCAAGAAGAATCCCGACGCGACGATGGCCCGAAACAATCTTGGTGCAGAATACCAGCGACAGGGGAAGCTCGACGATGCGATTGCCTGCTACTCCGAGGCGCTGTCCCATCCCGATTGCTACGATCGACCCGATGTGCTCTCCAATCTCGCCAAGGCCTGGACGCTGAAGGGTGATTACCCTCGCGCCATTGACTACTACGCACAGGCGCTCGCGCTACGACCCGACTTTCCAAAGGCTCAAAGCAACATTGGCGCGATCCTTCAACGCGTCGGCCGTTCGCGAGAAGCCGAGCCGCACCTTCGCGCATCCGTCGAGTCGAACCCCAGCAACCCCTTTGCGTGGAACAACCTCGGCAGCGTCCTGTTGGAGCTTGGTCGAGCGCAGGAGGCGCTGGACTGCCAGAAAAAGGCCACGGAGCTACGGCCCGATCTGCCCGACGCGCATTACAACATGGGGAATGCGCTGTTCAGGCTTCGCCGTCCGGATGAGGCCGTCGCGGCCTTCGGCGAGACTCTCCGGCTCGATCCGAAATACGTGGATGCCCTTGTCAATCGTGCAAATGTCTTCTTGCAGGGCGGCCAGATCGAACGGGCGCGGCAGGACCTCAACGAGGCAATACGAATGCAACCCGACCACGCCATCGGCCATTACCACCTCGCGAGCATTCTTGCCCGAGAAGGGCGTCGCGACGAGGCACAACGGCACTTCGCCATCGCGAAGCGCGCCCGGCCCGATCTCCCAGCCCCTGCCGGTTTGAACGGTTCTTGA
- the kanE_1 gene encoding Alpha-D-kanosaminyltransferase: protein MSTAVQPICPQVLPRSQRVALASRCAVARRVVVLAVHHEDSIGPRLLGGAEKYLLNTIDALLEAGASVQVAFSGANIYLPLLSHWGPFRLRVENVNWIDAELHGDDVDDPATITARMDWLASTQAATVFVVQQASGAAFRASIIAARFLGLRVVQSIRQPPSPLAGAGLLGSLAPWRRRAMARVRTAAGACDAIIFNSQRVRDEYVHMYRLPARRCRVIHNGECVRPQPPVASNGRRLAVVGRLTHAKGADLALDAFKQIAGRYPDATLTYFGDGPLRADLAARASDAGLSTRVNLVGYESNRDRMYASMDVCVLASRRESMSNATLEAMAWGIACITTDVGGQSELVDAGTTGWVTPPDDVVALAVAMDEALADPRQAAERGEAARRQVAANFERNRQRRLTVACVLGLPDSIV, encoded by the coding sequence ATGAGTACAGCCGTACAGCCCATCTGCCCGCAGGTTTTGCCGCGTTCGCAGCGCGTGGCGCTGGCGTCGCGGTGCGCGGTGGCGCGTCGTGTCGTGGTTTTAGCGGTGCATCACGAAGATTCGATTGGTCCGCGGCTGCTTGGCGGGGCGGAAAAGTACCTCTTGAACACGATTGACGCGTTGTTGGAGGCAGGCGCGAGTGTTCAGGTCGCATTCAGCGGGGCCAACATTTATCTGCCGCTCCTTTCGCACTGGGGACCGTTTCGATTGCGCGTGGAAAACGTGAATTGGATCGACGCGGAACTGCACGGCGACGACGTCGACGATCCCGCGACAATTACCGCCAGAATGGACTGGCTGGCGTCGACGCAAGCCGCGACCGTTTTCGTGGTTCAACAGGCGTCGGGGGCCGCGTTTCGCGCGTCAATCATTGCCGCGAGGTTTCTGGGGTTGCGCGTCGTGCAATCGATTCGCCAGCCGCCGTCGCCGCTGGCCGGTGCAGGATTGCTCGGGTCGCTTGCGCCATGGCGACGTCGCGCGATGGCGCGCGTGCGAACGGCCGCCGGGGCGTGCGACGCGATCATCTTCAACAGTCAGCGCGTTCGGGATGAATACGTGCACATGTATCGCCTGCCGGCGCGCCGTTGCCGAGTCATCCACAATGGCGAATGCGTTCGCCCGCAGCCACCCGTTGCGAGCAATGGCCGGCGACTGGCGGTGGTCGGACGGCTAACGCATGCCAAGGGAGCAGATCTCGCGCTGGACGCCTTTAAGCAGATTGCCGGCCGTTATCCTGATGCGACGCTGACGTATTTTGGCGACGGGCCGCTGCGAGCGGATTTGGCGGCACGGGCGAGCGATGCGGGATTGAGCACCCGTGTGAATTTGGTGGGATACGAATCCAATCGCGACCGGATGTATGCATCAATGGATGTTTGCGTGCTCGCATCGCGCCGCGAGTCGATGTCGAACGCGACACTGGAAGCGATGGCGTGGGGCATCGCATGCATCACGACGGATGTCGGCGGACAATCGGAATTGGTCGACGCGGGCACGACGGGCTGGGTGACTCCCCCGGACGATGTCGTGGCGCTGGCCGTCGCAATGGACGAGGCACTGGCGGACCCCCGCCAAGCCGCGGAGCGAGGGGAGGCAGCGCGCCGGCAAGTTGCCGCGAACTTCGAGCGCAATCGCCAGCGAAGATTGACAGTGGCCTGCGTACTGGGATTGCCCGATTCGATTGTTTGA